In Halococcus salsus, the DNA window GTTGAAGAAGCAAGTCCAGTCGCGGTTTATTATTCGTTGACACCAAAGGGCGAGGGCCTCCTCTCCGCATTCGACGAGATTTATGAGTGGGGACAAAAATGGCTTGATAGCGAAGACAGATGAGTTGGTACAGGCTGGATAATCCAAATACCAAATCGGTAGTTATCGCTCGATATAGAGGGAGTATGTGATGATCGCGAATCCAAGCATCGTCAAGAGATTATCTATTGCGACACCTGTTGCGAAGCCAACGTTGAATACCTGATCGGCGATCCCTCCGAGGAGTGCCCCAAATGTGATAGTCCCGAAACCGATTGCAAGGGCGCGTAATGAAGAGGCTCCTGTCCGTCGATGTGCCCGGTATGCGATATAGGTAATTCCTCCACCTAAGAGCAGAATTGCGGCTTTGAGCACGATAATCGTTAACATCATCTGGCTCATAGCTCATCACCCATTTCCGACCATATCTCAGCGAGGCGTTCATCTGCCGACAGCCTCTGTCGGTCGATTGCTACGTCGAACTGATCGTCGTCGCCTACTGAGATGGTCACATTTTCAAAGTCTCGTTGATACCGCGTAATCCGGCCA includes these proteins:
- a CDS encoding DUF7521 family protein gives rise to the protein MSQMMLTIIVLKAAILLLGGGITYIAYRAHRRTGASSLRALAIGFGTITFGALLGGIADQVFNVGFATGVAIDNLLTMLGFAIITYSLYIER